The sequence GACGGCAAAAAAGCGTTGACGGTCCGCATGCACGGCTGGCGGCCGCCGGACGTGACGCGGGCGGCGGCGTCGCAGCAGTTGTTTTGGGTGTTGCGCGAAGCGGGGGTGCGGCACATTTTGGTCGAAGGCGGCGTCGGGAGTATCAATCCGCTTTTAGAGCTGCGCGATTTCGTCGTCGTGGACGACTACATCGACCAGTCGATGCGCAAAGACGTCGGGCTGGGCGGCCCGTATCTCCTCATCATGCGGCAGGCCATCTGTCCGCGTTTGGCTGCGGTGCTGGCGGATGCAGCTTTTGAACGAGTCGAGCGCAATCGCGACAGGCCGAGGCGCGTGTTTCGCCGCGGGGTTTATCTCAACACGGACGGTCGGCATTTCGAAAGTCCGGCGGAAATCCGTTTTTTCCGCGGACATGCGGATGTGGTAGGGCAGAGCCTTTGTCCGGAAGTCTACTTGGCGCGCGAAATCGGCGCCTGCTATGCGGGTTTGTACATGGTGACTAATTACGCGGAAGGCGTCATCCGCGACTGGGAACATCGCGAGTTGGCCGACATTTTTTACGAAGAATCGAAAACGGTCGGCAACATTTTGCTGGACGCCCTTGCAAACGTGAAAAACGACCAAAGCTCCTGCGGCTGTTCCAATTTGCGGAAACCGACGTTGTTGGTAGAACATTCTCGACCGAAAATATAAAAAATATTGTGCTCGTCAGCAGGAATTCTATCAAAGCGTGGCGAATATAAGCTGTTGGTTGGCAGCCTGAATTCCTTGAGGAGGGGTGGTTCTACATGAAACCGGCAGGTGTTGTCCGTAAGGTCGACCAGCTTGGACGAATCGTGTTGCCGAAAGCGCTCCGCAAAAAGTACAACATGAACGAAGGAGATCCCGTCGAAATTCTCGTGTCGGGCGACAACATCCTTCTGGAGCGCTATCGTCCGAAGTGTGTTTTCTGCGGTCATCCGGACAATGTTCTCGAGTACAGAGAGAAAACCGTCTGCACGAATTGCATCAGCGAGTTGGCCCGGATGAGGTACTGATCCGGACCCGTGAACGCAAAAAAACGTCCCGGCGCGCTCTGTCTGAACGGAGCCGCCGGGATGTTTTGTTTCACAGTCCTTTCGTCTTGTCGTCGTTGTAGGCGGCGGTCAGGATCGGAATGAGCAGGAGCCCGATCACCAGCATGACGAGCCAGAACGCCGTTCCTTTCATCAGATTGATGCCTTCCAGCCACTCCATCGACGCCATCCTCCTCCGTCCGTTTCTTAGGTCATTATACCTGATTTCGCGTCGGCCGAAAAATTTATCGGAAGAACAGAAAATGCGTCGGCAACAGGCGCGGACGACCGTCGGACGGGCGGTTGACGATCCGGCCCTCGAACACGAGGGTCGATGAGCCGCCGCCATCGAGGTTGTAGGCGTCGGAGATCCGCATTTGCAGCAGCAAGTCCTGCAGTTCGGGCAGCGTCGCGCCGGATGAACCGCGTTCGTCGTACCCGTCGACGACGACGAACATCAGCTGGTCGTTCCGGAAACGGCCGACGACGGTGCGCGGCGCCCGGCGCGGGCTCGTCAGCCATTTCGCCGGGATCGGCTCCTTTCGGCCGTCGCGCAGCAGGACCGGGGCGAAGCTCGCGCCGAACAGCGGATCGAGCCGATCGATGTCGGCCGCGGAGCGGTACGGCGTACCGACGAGGCGCATCGACCGGTTGAAGCCGACAAAAACGAGATCGTCCGCCGTGGGGTCGATACGCGTTATCCACCGACCGTCCAAAATCGTCGCGCCGAGCGGATATCTTCTGCCGGCGCGGTCGTCGGCAAATCCGCCGGCGTTGACGCCGGCCGTCGCGCCGTAGCGCAGCGCGGCGGAAAGCGTCGTTTCGGCGCCCGGCACCCGATCCTGGCCGAGCACCATGCGCGCGGCGGCCGAGGTTTTGAGCCGGACGCGCAGCGCATAGCCGTTGAAAGTACCGGTCGAGAAGACGTACAGCTTCAGATCGCTGTTTGTCCCCGAGACGGTGCGGACCGGTCGACCGACAACGCGGGCGATGCGGTTGTCGAAAATGACGTCGGGCAGGCCGGATGCGGCCGCGGCGGTTTGTGCCATGACGGCGGCCGTTTTTGAGGTGCGTTCATACAGTTCATGAAATCGGCGAATCAGTTGTCCCGTCGTCTCGGCATCGCGCCGGGCTTCGTCCAACAAGCCGGACATGCGGGAGACGATCGGCTCGTCGATCGGGGCTGCCAACGGCGGAGGAGTCGTATCGAACGCCGGAACGGGCAGCGACCAGTCGAGAGCGAGTATCACGGCCAACATCCCGGTGAACGGGGCGGACAAGAGCAACATCATCCGGTTGAACAGACGAATCGTCATGCTATTTCAACACTTCCAAGTTCTTTCTTAATTCTTCAAGTTGTTTTCGAACTTCTTCCATTTGGGTATAAAGCTGGTTGCTGTTGTCCGCCCGTGTGTTCGCATTATCCTTGACGAACGTCAACAATTGGTTGAGCGACTCGACTTTCGCTTTAAGCTCATCGATGTCGCGGTTGACGGAGTCGCGCAGTTCGGAGATTTGCGCGTCGTAGCGCGCTTTCAGCTCGTCGATTTGCGCCTGCGTGCGCGCGGCGACTTCGTTGGCGGTTCGTTCGCGCATCCGCTCGGCGTAGATGATCGTCCCTGCGGCGCCGGAAGCGGCAAGGAGGAGCCATGCCAGAGCGAGAAGCAAGTACGTCCGCGCGGCCAGCCGGGAACGGGAACGATCGCGGTGCGGCTTTTTGATACGAAGATCGGCTTCGGCTCCAGATTCCACGTCCCTTTTCCCTCCCGGAAGCGTATTTTACCGCTCGTTCGGGCTTTCATTATATCGCATCTGCGGATACAATGGAACCGAGAAAAAACGGGAGAAGGATCACATGCGGATCTGGAAAAAAAGAGTGCCGCCTTCGCCGGAACAGCGGCTGTCGCGCGACGCGGTCATGTCGCTCGTCGTCCATTTCTTTTACCAGTTCGGCGCGTCGATGTCCGGATTGTTTCTCAACCTCTACCTCTGGCGTCTGACCGAGGACTTGCGCGTCAGCGCATGGTTCAACCTGCTCGTATTCGCCGTGTCGCCGCCGGCGTTCGCCCTGGCTGGGAAAATCGCCAAACAGCGCGGCTGTATGGTCGTCTATCGGCTGGGCATCGCGTTGACGGCTCTGTTTTACCTGATTGTGCTCGTTTCGCGCGAGCGCGTCGTTGACGCCTATCCGCTGTTTGGGCTGATGGCCGGCTTTTCGGGCGCTTTTTATTGGGCCGCTTATCTTACGCTGATGTACGACGTGTCGACGAACGCCAACCGCGTCAGGTATCTCGGTTATAACAACATCGCGTTTACGGCGGCGGGG is a genomic window of Candidatus Reconcilbacillus cellulovorans containing:
- a CDS encoding exopolysaccharide biosynthesis protein, yielding MTIRLFNRMMLLLSAPFTGMLAVILALDWSLPVPAFDTTPPPLAAPIDEPIVSRMSGLLDEARRDAETTGQLIRRFHELYERTSKTAAVMAQTAAAASGLPDVIFDNRIARVVGRPVRTVSGTNSDLKLYVFSTGTFNGYALRVRLKTSAAARMVLGQDRVPGAETTLSAALRYGATAGVNAGGFADDRAGRRYPLGATILDGRWITRIDPTADDLVFVGFNRSMRLVGTPYRSAADIDRLDPLFGASFAPVLLRDGRKEPIPAKWLTSPRRAPRTVVGRFRNDQLMFVVVDGYDERGSSGATLPELQDLLLQMRISDAYNLDGGGSSTLVFEGRIVNRPSDGRPRLLPTHFLFFR
- a CDS encoding phosphorylase gives rise to the protein MAEEIPRVDYAIIGGSGTFSIEFPEDLGRSDVRVLARDLVFATPYGPSPRMKLFECDGKKALTVRMHGWRPPDVTRAAASQQLFWVLREAGVRHILVEGGVGSINPLLELRDFVVVDDYIDQSMRKDVGLGGPYLLIMRQAICPRLAAVLADAAFERVERNRDRPRRVFRRGVYLNTDGRHFESPAEIRFFRGHADVVGQSLCPEVYLAREIGACYAGLYMVTNYAEGVIRDWEHRELADIFYEESKTVGNILLDALANVKNDQSSCGCSNLRKPTLLVEHSRPKI
- a CDS encoding AbrB family transcriptional regulator, translated to MKPAGVVRKVDQLGRIVLPKALRKKYNMNEGDPVEILVSGDNILLERYRPKCVFCGHPDNVLEYREKTVCTNCISELARMRY